In Ipomoea triloba cultivar NCNSP0323 chromosome 7, ASM357664v1, a single genomic region encodes these proteins:
- the LOC116025521 gene encoding zinc finger BED domain-containing protein RICESLEEPER 2-like: MDNISTPGSQPPNSSIVEPTVVEAQTVEANNQQNEQPPAAVSGKKRKEVESRSRVWDHYERIKDSNNITIQAKCIYCAKVYKCESKRHGTSSLIAHMLACLKNPHSKDTRQSLLTFQAVNTPESSETTVGEIGCWVFNQDLIRRALVKMIIIDELPFRFVEGLGFRMFIAVACPRFIVPSRWTISRDVLVVYEEERLKLKAFLRESSHRVSITTDSWTSIQRINYMVVTAHFIDSEWKLHKKIIAFVPVTSHKGEYLAKALETCLLEWGLRNVFSVTVDNASSNDTAMGFLKKKIMSWGTSTVKAKYIHMRCIAHILNLVVQDGLKECDSSVKKVREVVRYVRNSPARLKKFRDLADLLGIEQRSSLCLDVPTRWNSTYLMLQSALTYQKVFESCEDSDSSFKSDLGDFVPNFMDWESVSSLVELLKCFYDMTIRISGSLYVTATTFFSEISDLNCILTGMVEAGGAVSLMGRHMKAKFEKYWGDIDKMNLMIFFANILDPRDKLEYMPTQINHMYGEEKGKPYYDKVLAGLNELFDDYSVPATSSASGSSVSAAVGSASSVSSVSSVSVGRPQHLLKSQIKKQRLESGGKKKTELDIYLSEAIVEEENSFDILRWWKINAVRFPILSKLARDVLAIPISTVASESAFSTSGRVLDPFRSSLTPKIVEALVCTQDWLRLPNTPLCIEENLEELERFEKELVDGGSGRNFDPTLATIPFMWQMAMMKLPPII; the protein is encoded by the exons ATGGATAATATCAGTACTCCTGGTAGTCAACCACCCAATTCTTCAATTGTGGAACCTACAGTGGTGGAAGCCCAAACTGTTGAGGCTAATAATCAACAGAATGAGCAACCTCCTGCTGCAGTTTCTgggaagaagaggaaagagGTTGAGTCCAGATCCAGAGTATGGGATCATTATGAGAGAATAAAAGACAGTAACAATATTACTATACAAGCAAAGTGTATTTATTGTGCAAAAGTGTACAAGTGTGAGTCCAAGAGACATGGTACATCTTCCTTAATAGCCCATATGCTTGCCTGTTTGAAAAACCCTCACTCCAAGGATACTAGGCAGTCCCTGTTAACCTTTCAAGCAGTTAATACCCCTGAGTCATCTGAAACTACAGTGGGAGAAATTGGGTGCTGGGTATTTAACCAAGACTTAATTAGGAGGGCCTTGGTTAAAATGATAATCATAGATGAACTGCCTTTTAGATTTGTTGAGGGTTTAGGTTTCAGGATGTTCATTGCTGTTGCTTGCCCTAGGTTTATAGTTCCATCTAGATGGACTATAAGTAGGGACGTCCTAGTGGTCTATGAAGAGGAGAGACTGAAGTTGAAGGCCTTTTTAAGGGAATCCAGTCATAGGGTTAGCATTACCACTGATTCTTGGACATCAATCCAAAGGATTAACTACATGGTTGTGACTGCCCATTTCATTGATTCAGAGTGGAAGCTgcataaaaaaatcatagcctTTGTCCCTGTTACCTCTCACAAAGGGGAGTATCTTGCAAAAGCCCTAGAAACATGTTTGCTGGAGTGGGGGCTTAGGAATGTTTTTAGTGTTACTGTGGATAATGCCTCGTCTAATGACACTGCTATGGGGtttcttaagaaaaaaataatgtctTGGGGTACATCAACTGTGAAGGCTAAGTATATTCACATGAGATGCATTGCCCATATCCTTAACTTGGTTGTTCAAGATGGCTTGAAGGAGTGTGATAGTTCTGTGAAAAAAGTTAGAGAGGTTGTTAGATATGTTAGGAATTCACCTGCCAGGCTAAAGAAGTTTAGGGACTTGGCTGATTTGTTAGGAATTGAGCAAAGGTCTTCTTTGTGTCTAGATGTTCCAACCAGATGGAACTCTACATATTTGATGTTACAATCTGCTTTGACTTATCAGAAAGTCTTTGAATCTTGTGAAGACTCTGATAGTTCTTTCAAATCTGACTTGGGTGATTTTGTGCCTAATTTTATGGACTGGGAGTCTGTGAGCAGTTTGGTGGagttgttgaaatgtttttatgatatgacAATCAGAATTTCTGGATCTTTATATGTGACAGCTACCACATTTTTCAGTGAGATTTCTGATTTGAATTGTATTTTAACTGGAATGGTGGAAGCTGGTGGGGCAGTGAGCTTAATGGGGAGACATATGAAAGCAAAATTTGAGAAGTATTGGGGTGATATAGACAAGATGaatcttatgattttctttgCTAACATTCTAGACCCCAGGGATAAATTAGAGTATATGCCTACTCAAATTAATCATATGTATGGTGAGGAGAAAGGTAAACCATACTATGATAAAGTGCTTGCTGGtttgaatgagttatttgatGATTATTCTGTTCCTGCCACTTCTTCTGCTTCTGGTTCTTCTGTGTCTGCTGCTGTTGGTAGTGCTTCTTCTGTGAGTTCTGTCAGTTCTGTGTCTGTTGGAAGGCCACAACATTTACTCAAGtcccaaattaaaaaacaaagattgGAATCTGGGGGTAAGAAAAAAACTGAACTGGATATCTACTTGAGTGAGGCAATAGTTGAGGAGGAAAACTCCTTTGATATTCTGAGATGGTGGAAGATAAATGCTGTGAGGTTTCCCATCCTTTCTAAGCTTGCTAGGGATGTCCTAGCTATTCCAATCTCAACTGTTGCCTCTGAGTCTGCCTTCAGTACATCTGGGAGAGTATTGGATCCTTTTAGGAGTTCATTAACTCCAAAAATTGTGGAAGCTTTGGTGTGTACGCAGGATTGGCTTAGACTGCCCAATACTCCTCTATGTATTGAGGAAAATCTTGAAGAACTGGAGAGGTTTGAAAAAG AGTTAGTTGATGGTGGAAGTGGAAGGAATTTTGATCCTACACTGGCTACAATTCCA TTTATGTGGCAAATGGCAATGATGAAGCTTCCACCTATAATCTGA
- the LOC116025583 gene encoding cysteine--tRNA ligase 2, cytoplasmic-like, translated as MGKKRLELFLYNSMTKLKEVFKPKEDGKVGMYICGVTSYDFSHIGHARAYVAFDILYRYLRYLGYEVVYVRNFTDVDDKIIKRANELGEDPVSLSGRFCQEFLSDMVDLQCLMPTHQPRVTDHMDQIKEMIAQIMSNGCAYTVEGDVYFSVDKFPEYGKLSGRKLEDNRAGERVAVDSRKRNPADFALWKAAKPGEPSWESPWGLGRPGWHIECSAMSAHYLTHSFDIHGGGMDLIFPHHENEIAQSCAACSESKVNYWVHNGFVTANDEKMSKSLGNFFTIREVTKLYHPLSLRYFLLGTHYRSPVNYSISQIEIASESLFYIYQTLQDCKEAVSKLQDGIEMKGGRVSAAAQECIKKLHTEFESKLSDDLHTPSILNGALQEALRFMNSSLNTLKKQKKQQLVSGIISITELEKEMKAVLDVLGLLPGLTYSEVLLQLKEKALIRAELTEEDILKSIAERAKAREEKEYAKSDQIRSGLAVKGIALMDVGNETIWRPCVPTQQESNEQAQQKLPAATPPQQEKPAVPHQQDQQTVTTSVPPQKD; from the exons ATGGGGAAGAAACGGCTGGAACTGTTCCTGTACAATAGCATGACGAAGCTGAAGGAAGTTTTCAAGCCGAAGGAGGATGGTAAGGTGGGAATGTATATCTGTGGCGTCACCAGCTACGATTTCAGCCACATTGGCCACGCTCGAGCCTATGTAGCTTTCGATATTCTCTACAG ATATCTAAGATACTTGGGATATGAGGTGGTTTATGTGCGTAATTTTACGGATGTGGATGACAAG ATAATTAAAAGAGCAAATGAACTTGGGGAGGATCCAGTATCATTGAGTGGTCGGTTTTGCCAAGAGTTTCTTAGTGATATGGTTGATCTCCAGTGCCTCATGCCCACCCATCAGCCGCGCGTTACAGATCATATGGATCAAATAAAGGAAATGATAGCACAA ATAATGAGCAATGGTTGTGCTTACACAGTTGAAGGGGATGTATATTTCTCTGTTGATAAATTTCCAGAGTATGGTAAGTTATCTGGACGGAAACTTGAAGATAACCGAGCTGGTGAGCGAGTTGCTGTTGATTCAAGAAAGAGAAATCCGGCTGACTTTGCCTTGTGGAAG GCTGCAAAGCCTGGCGAGCCAAGTTGGGAAAGCCCCTGGGGTCTTGGAAGGCCAGGATGGCATATAGAGTGCAGTGCTATGAGTGCTCATTATTTGACTCACTCATTTGATATTCACGGTGGTGGTATGGATTTGATTTTTCCTCATCATGAAAATGAGATTGCCCAAAGCTGTGCTGCTTGCTCTGAGAGTAAAGTGAACTATTGGGTACACAATGGATTTGTCACTGCAAACGATgagaaaatgtcaaaatcaCTTGGAAACTTCTTCACCATTCGTGAG GTTACCAAGCTCTACCATCCCCTTTCGTTGAGATATTTCTTGTTGGGGACACACTACCGTTCTCCGGTCAATTATTCAATATCACAGATAGAAATTGCATCAGAATCTCTGTTCTATATATATCAG ACATTACAAGATTGTAAAGAAGCCGTTTCAAAGTTACAAGATGGTATTGAAATGAAAGGAGGCCGTGTAAGTGCTGCTGCCCAAGAATGCATCAAGAAGCTGCATACTGAGTTTGAGTCGAAACTTTCTGATGATTTACACACTCCTTCGATATTAAATGGTGCCCTTCAAGAAGCCTTGAGATTCATGAATAGCTCTTTGAACACACTGAAG AAGCAGAAAAAGCAACAACTGGTATCTGGTATCATCTCCATTACTGAGTTGGAGAAAGAAATGAAGGCAGTGTTGGATGTTCTTGGATTGCTACCCGGTTTAACTTATTCTGAG GTTTTGCTGCAATtgaaagaaaaagcattgataaGAGCGGAGTTGACCGAAGAAGATATTTTGAAGTCAATTGCCGAAAGAGCAAAAGCAAGGGAAGAAAAGGAATACGCTAAAAGCGATCAGATTAGGAGTGGTTTGGCTGTTAAAGGGATTGCTTTAATGGATGTTGGGAATGAAACAATTTGGAGGCCCTGTGTACCAACCCAACAAGAAAGCAACGAGCAAGCTCAACAAAAACTTCCTGCTGCTACACCACCTCAGCAAGAAAAACCCGCTGTGCCACATCAGCAAGATCAGCAAACTGTCACCACCAGTGTGCCACCTCAGAAAGATTAG
- the LOC116024497 gene encoding uncharacterized protein LOC116024497, with amino-acid sequence MAMGPERSKPPLHNFTLPCGLKWGNQKFLRCAKVDSNGEISAGVVHRRSYGSSEPSARRRVQPPAAAMAQPQRRGSNEPTCVAKRAKVGETGRKFGSDVDNGIAAVREKLMFDLQKAADKMKDAIFREGLEDEERRRVVTVDVDVEEPPAPPPPLAPAPELAPTTAIPSAGAGDSARPWNLRTRRSACKTAATGILADGGGGSSRGLNIDVTKPNVSPSRTTDNKSPRLRSGSVGAATAGASSSGEKRDRAKFSVPLGKREIEEDFMAILGQRPPRRPKKRPKLVQRNLDTLFPGLWLSEITPDLYKVPDDHSK; translated from the exons ATGGCTATGGGGCCGGAAAGATCAAAGCCGCCGCTGCATAATTTCACGCTGCCTTGTGGGTTGAAGTGGGGGAATCAAAAGTTCTTGAGGTGCGCTAAGGTGGATTCCAATGGGGAAATCTCCGCCGGCGTTGTTCACCGGAGGTCTTACGGATCGTCGGAGCCGTCGGCGAGGAGGAGGGTTCAGCCGCCCGCGGCGGCTATGGCTCAGCCTCAGCGGCGCGGATCAAACGAGCCGACGTGTGTAGCCAAGAGAGCAAAGGTGGGGGAGACTGGCCGGAAATTCGGCTCCGATGTCGATAACGGGATCGCCGCGGTGAGAGAGAAGCTCATGTTTGATCTCCAGAAGGCGGCGGACAAGATGAAAGACGCGATTTTTCGGGAGGGTTTGGAGGACGAGGAAAGGCGGCGGGTTGTGACGGTGGATGTGGATGTGGAGGAACCGCCGGCGCCGCCGCCTCCGCTGGCGCCGGCGCCGGAACTGGCTCCGACAACTGCGATTCCATCCGCCGGCGCCGGAGACTCCGCTAGGCCGTGGAACTTGAGAACTCGCCGGTCGGCGTGTAAGACGGCGGCGACCGGAATCCTAGccgacggcggcggcggatcGAGCCGGGGTTTGAATATTGACGTCACGAAACCCAATGTTTCACCATCGAGGACTACTGACAACAAATCTCCGCGGCTTCGCAGTGGAAGCGTCGGTGCCGCCACCGCCGGAGCTTCCTCCTCCGGCGAGAAGCGCGACAGAGCAAAATTCTCCGTTCCGCTCGGCAAGCGAGAGATCGAAGAGGATTTCATGGCGATTCTCGGTCAAAGACCCCCTCGCCGGCCCAAAAAACGACCTAAATTGGTTCAGAGAAATTTAGAT ACGCTCTTCCCCGGATTATGGCTGTCGGAGATTACGCCTGACCTATACAAAGTCCCCGACGATCACTCCAAATGA